A region of Pseudomonas putida DNA encodes the following proteins:
- a CDS encoding OprD family porin has protein sequence MFAPLPHALGRRVAGLFLLSAGVNAQAAGFLEDSSAKVEARTVYFNRDFRDGHSSSSQGASKREEWAQGFILNVQSGFTQGPVGFGVDALGMFGVKLDSSPADSNSGLLPSSGHDPRHSADQYAKMGLAAKVKVSNTVLKYGSMMPDVPLLKYNDGRLLPTMFHGAMLTSEEVRDLKFTLARLNKYTARDSTDRQDIRVHCKNKRYACDIEADHFDLAGLDYRFNDRVSGQYQVAKLENIYRQHFLGLVASQPLTVGSLSADLRLIKSDDIGNARAGEIDHRAFSGMLGYSLGGHKVSAGWQRMYGDSAMPYLDGSNPYLVNYAQVNDFAAAQERSWQVRYDYDFKALGVPGLTFFTRYINGDHIKVPGSTAEGKEWERDTEFKYQVQSGTFKDVSVRLRNSTYRSNYEKWARDMDETRVIVSYNFSLL, from the coding sequence ATGTTTGCCCCCCTTCCTCACGCCCTTGGGCGCCGTGTTGCCGGCTTGTTCCTTTTGTCTGCCGGCGTCAATGCCCAGGCCGCCGGTTTTCTTGAAGACAGCAGCGCCAAGGTCGAGGCGCGCACTGTCTACTTCAACCGGGACTTTCGTGATGGCCACAGCAGTTCCAGCCAGGGCGCATCCAAGCGCGAAGAGTGGGCGCAAGGCTTCATCCTCAATGTGCAGTCCGGGTTTACCCAGGGGCCAGTAGGGTTTGGTGTGGATGCCCTGGGCATGTTTGGCGTCAAGCTCGACTCCAGCCCGGCGGACAGTAACAGCGGCTTGCTGCCTTCTTCTGGCCATGACCCGCGGCACTCGGCCGATCAGTACGCAAAGATGGGCCTGGCGGCGAAGGTCAAGGTGTCCAACACCGTGCTCAAATATGGATCGATGATGCCCGATGTACCGTTGTTGAAATACAACGATGGCCGCCTGTTGCCGACGATGTTTCATGGCGCCATGCTCACGTCCGAAGAAGTGCGTGACCTGAAGTTCACCCTGGCCCGCCTGAACAAGTACACCGCGCGTGATTCCACCGATCGCCAGGACATTCGCGTGCACTGCAAGAACAAGCGCTATGCCTGCGACATCGAAGCCGACCACTTTGACTTGGCAGGCCTCGATTACCGCTTCAACGACCGTGTCAGCGGCCAGTACCAGGTGGCCAAGCTGGAAAACATCTATCGCCAGCATTTCCTCGGCCTGGTGGCCAGCCAGCCGCTGACGGTGGGCAGCCTGTCGGCTGACTTGCGCCTGATCAAGAGTGATGACATCGGCAATGCCCGTGCCGGTGAAATCGACCACCGCGCCTTTAGCGGCATGCTCGGTTACAGCCTGGGTGGCCACAAGGTCAGCGCCGGCTGGCAGCGCATGTATGGCGACAGTGCCATGCCTTACTTGGATGGCAGCAACCCGTACCTGGTCAACTACGCTCAGGTCAACGACTTCGCCGCCGCCCAAGAGCGTTCCTGGCAAGTGCGCTATGACTATGACTTCAAGGCACTGGGTGTGCCCGGCCTGACCTTCTTCACCCGTTACATCAATGGCGACCATATCAAGGTCCCGGGCAGCACGGCCGAAGGTAAGGAATGGGAGCGCGACACCGAGTTCAAGTACCAGGTGCAAAGTGGCACCTTCAAGGATGTTAGCGTGCGTTTGCGTAACTCCACCTATCGCAGCAACTATGAGAAGTGGGCGCGTGACATGGACGAGACCCGGGTCATTGTTAGTTACAACTTCTCCCTCTTATAG
- the cobF gene encoding precorrin-6A synthase (deacetylating): protein MKDLLLIGIGPGDPRQITYEAVEALRRASVFFVLDKGMEKDELVRLRKMILERYRPEGGYRLVQVADPSRDGQAVDYVGAVQDWHRQRSALYAYMIEDEMGVGDIGAFLLWGEPGLYDSTLRVLDLVRAGGLALRLEVIPGISSVQALAARHQVPLNRIGEPLTVLPGRRLAGQGRIDNVVVMLDGQCAFAQLDDPALMIYWGAYLGTEDEVLIAGPLQAVKAQILEVRERERLRKGWIMDTYLLRREL from the coding sequence ATGAAAGACCTGTTGTTGATTGGCATCGGCCCGGGTGATCCGCGTCAGATCACTTACGAAGCGGTCGAGGCGCTACGCCGCGCCAGCGTGTTCTTCGTGCTCGACAAGGGCATGGAGAAGGACGAACTGGTGCGCTTGCGCAAGATGATTCTCGAACGCTATCGACCCGAAGGCGGCTACCGGCTGGTGCAGGTGGCTGACCCTTCCCGGGATGGCCAGGCGGTGGATTATGTGGGCGCGGTTCAGGACTGGCACCGGCAGCGCTCCGCACTTTATGCCTACATGATCGAGGATGAGATGGGTGTCGGCGATATTGGCGCCTTTCTGTTGTGGGGCGAACCTGGCCTGTACGACAGCACTTTGCGCGTCCTCGACCTTGTCCGCGCAGGCGGCCTGGCATTGCGCCTGGAGGTGATTCCCGGCATCAGCAGTGTGCAGGCCCTGGCGGCTCGTCATCAGGTGCCGCTCAACCGTATCGGCGAGCCACTGACCGTGCTGCCGGGGCGACGCCTGGCCGGGCAGGGCCGCATCGACAACGTGGTGGTGATGCTTGACGGGCAGTGCGCGTTTGCCCAGCTCGATGACCCGGCGTTGATGATTTACTGGGGTGCGTACCTGGGCACCGAGGATGAGGTACTGATTGCTGGGCCGTTGCAGGCGGTGAAGGCACAGATCCTAGAAGTGCGTGAGCGTGAGCGGTTGCGCAAGGGGTGGATCATGGATACCTACCTGTTGCGCAGGGAGCTGTAG
- a CDS encoding response regulator — translation MYLLVVEDDDIVRMLMVEVLDELGYKVIEAEDAGAALRVLEDASQSLALMMTDVGLPDMRGEELAQRARELRPLLPVLFASGYAENVSVPDGMHLIGKPFSIEQLRNKMTEVLGKA, via the coding sequence ATGTATCTTCTGGTAGTCGAAGACGACGACATCGTACGCATGCTGATGGTCGAAGTGCTCGACGAGTTGGGCTACAAGGTGATCGAGGCAGAAGACGCCGGCGCAGCACTGCGGGTGCTCGAAGACGCGTCGCAGAGCTTGGCGCTGATGATGACAGATGTAGGCCTGCCCGACATGCGCGGCGAAGAGCTGGCGCAACGCGCACGCGAACTCCGTCCGCTGCTGCCGGTGCTGTTTGCCAGTGGCTATGCCGAGAATGTCAGTGTGCCAGATGGCATGCACCTGATTGGCAAGCCATTTAGCATCGAACAGTTACGCAACAAGATGACCGAGGTATTAGGTAAGGCCTGA
- a CDS encoding response regulator, with protein sequence MIQAASMDQRSFRKLLSRNVGLPLGVGLLGAVAFVAVINYLLSAMQWVEHTDRVIGNANETVKLSIDMETGMRGFLITGDERFLDPYEVAKPKVLGSLQSLRGMVEDNPQQVDRIDRLMALQKAWNDFGNEMITLRRSQGNYQESIGNGRGKRITDEIRKEFDGLISTEQQLRMARNEKVSSVTVTAISAFVLFIVGLSALLAYLGRRDLLALSASYDENLQAQQRAAQRLEHQAWLRNGQTQLAQQVLGQLTLPMLGDNILRFFATYLGCVVGAMYVRDEHGRLVRVASYGLSAEEQAREQIKGDHDGLLAQAMREGRLLRLDDLPEDYYRLSSGLGSGLPRSALLMPATDDGQINGVIELGFLRPLQERDDEFLERVGGNLGMSIESARYRQRLQEVLAETQQLNEELQVQQEELKTANEELEEQSRVLKESQAHLETQQAELEQTNEQLSDRTDALNRKNDELSQAQQELQARADDLQRSSKYKSEFLANMSHELRTPLNSSLILAKLLAENGEGNLSEEQVKFAESIYSAGNDLLNLINDILDIAKVEAGKLEVRPETTQVERLAEGLRGMFQPLAGHKGLAFEVKVEPRVPVTLFTDRQRLEQILKNLLSNAIKFTERGEVSMNVSFQAGTGIVFSVRDTGIGIAADQQQAIFGAFHQVDGTSNRRYGGTGLGLSISRDLAHLLGGQISVDSSPGQGSVFSLILPERYEAETDEVEQHSLRPAVDALPPAPQATAAPAPKRPTPAFSDDRERAPFDNRCILVIEDEPNFARILFDLAHELGYSCLVAQGADEGFELASQYIPDAILLDMRLPDHSGLTVLQRLKALPGTRHIPVHIISVEDRVEAAMHMGAVGYAVKPTSREELKEVFARLEAKLTQKLKHILLVEDDDLQRESIARLIGDDDVEITAVAMAQDALALLRENIYDCMIIDLKLPDMLGNELLKRMTAEDIRSFPPVIVYTGRNLTREEETDLLKYSRSIIIKGARSPERLLDEVTLFLHKVESQLSNERQRMLKTARSRDKVFEGRKVLLVDDDVRNIFALTSALEHKGAIVEIGRNGREAIERLEQHDDIDLVLMDVMMPEMDGFEATRLIRQQARWRKLPIIAVTAKAMKDDQQRCLQAGANDYLAKPIDLDRLFSLIRVWLPQLERI encoded by the coding sequence ATGATTCAAGCAGCCTCGATGGACCAACGAAGCTTCCGCAAGCTGTTGAGCCGCAACGTCGGCCTTCCCCTTGGGGTGGGCCTTTTGGGCGCAGTGGCTTTTGTCGCGGTGATCAACTACCTGCTCTCGGCGATGCAGTGGGTCGAGCATACTGATCGGGTAATCGGCAACGCCAACGAAACGGTCAAGCTGTCGATCGACATGGAAACCGGCATGCGCGGTTTTCTGATCACCGGCGACGAACGCTTTCTCGACCCCTACGAGGTGGCCAAGCCGAAAGTGCTCGGCAGCTTGCAGAGCCTGCGCGGCATGGTCGAAGACAACCCGCAGCAGGTCGATCGTATCGACCGGCTGATGGCCCTGCAGAAGGCTTGGAACGACTTCGGTAACGAGATGATCACCCTGCGCCGTAGTCAGGGTAACTACCAGGAATCGATCGGCAACGGGCGGGGCAAGCGCATCACCGACGAGATCCGCAAGGAGTTCGACGGCCTGATCAGCACGGAACAGCAACTGCGCATGGCCCGTAACGAGAAAGTAAGCTCGGTTACTGTGACCGCGATCTCGGCCTTCGTGCTGTTCATCGTCGGCCTCAGCGCCTTGCTGGCCTACCTTGGGCGCCGGGACCTGCTGGCGCTGTCGGCCAGCTACGACGAAAACCTTCAGGCCCAGCAACGTGCGGCCCAGCGCCTGGAGCATCAGGCTTGGTTGCGCAACGGCCAGACCCAGCTGGCCCAGCAGGTGCTGGGGCAACTGACCCTGCCCATGCTCGGCGACAACATCCTGCGCTTTTTCGCCACCTACCTGGGCTGTGTAGTGGGCGCCATGTATGTGCGCGACGAACACGGCCGACTGGTGCGTGTGGCCAGCTATGGCCTGAGTGCCGAGGAGCAGGCCCGCGAGCAGATCAAGGGCGACCACGATGGCTTGTTGGCCCAGGCCATGCGCGAAGGGCGGCTGTTGCGCCTCGATGATTTGCCCGAAGACTACTATCGCCTGAGCTCTGGCCTTGGCAGCGGCCTGCCGCGCAGCGCATTGCTGATGCCCGCCACAGACGACGGGCAGATCAACGGCGTGATCGAACTGGGCTTCCTGCGCCCCTTGCAGGAGCGCGATGATGAGTTCCTGGAACGGGTCGGTGGCAACCTTGGCATGTCCATCGAAAGTGCGCGTTATCGCCAGCGTCTGCAGGAAGTGCTGGCCGAGACCCAACAGTTGAACGAAGAGCTGCAAGTGCAGCAGGAAGAGCTGAAAACCGCCAACGAAGAGCTTGAAGAGCAATCACGCGTACTCAAGGAGTCTCAGGCCCACCTGGAGACCCAGCAGGCTGAACTCGAGCAGACCAACGAGCAGTTGTCTGATCGCACCGACGCTCTGAACCGCAAGAACGACGAGCTGAGCCAGGCCCAGCAAGAGCTGCAGGCTCGCGCCGACGACTTGCAGCGCTCCAGCAAGTACAAGTCCGAATTCCTCGCCAACATGTCCCACGAGCTGCGCACGCCACTCAACAGCTCGCTGATTTTGGCCAAGCTGCTGGCGGAAAACGGCGAGGGCAACCTCAGCGAAGAGCAGGTGAAGTTCGCCGAGTCCATCTATTCGGCCGGTAACGACCTGCTGAACCTGATCAACGATATTCTCGACATCGCCAAGGTCGAAGCCGGCAAACTCGAAGTGCGGCCCGAGACCACCCAGGTCGAGCGCCTGGCCGAAGGCTTGCGTGGCATGTTCCAGCCCCTGGCCGGGCACAAGGGCCTGGCCTTCGAGGTCAAGGTCGAGCCGCGGGTGCCGGTCACCCTGTTCACCGACCGCCAGCGCCTGGAGCAGATCCTCAAGAACCTGCTGTCCAACGCCATCAAGTTCACCGAACGTGGCGAAGTCAGCATGAACGTCAGCTTCCAGGCCGGCACCGGTATCGTGTTCTCCGTACGCGATACCGGTATCGGTATTGCCGCTGATCAGCAGCAGGCGATCTTTGGCGCCTTCCATCAGGTTGATGGCACCAGCAATCGCCGCTACGGCGGTACCGGTCTGGGCCTGTCCATCTCCCGTGACCTCGCGCATTTGCTTGGCGGGCAGATCAGCGTCGACAGCAGCCCCGGCCAGGGCAGTGTGTTCAGCCTGATCTTGCCGGAACGTTACGAAGCCGAAACCGATGAAGTCGAGCAGCACAGCCTGCGCCCCGCAGTCGATGCGTTGCCGCCGGCACCGCAGGCTACCGCAGCGCCAGCGCCCAAACGCCCGACACCGGCCTTCAGCGACGACCGCGAGCGTGCCCCCTTCGACAACCGCTGCATCCTGGTGATCGAAGACGAGCCGAACTTTGCCCGCATCCTCTTCGACCTGGCGCACGAGCTGGGTTACAGCTGCCTGGTGGCCCAGGGCGCGGACGAAGGCTTCGAGCTGGCGTCCCAGTACATTCCGGATGCGATCCTGCTGGACATGCGCCTGCCCGACCACTCCGGGCTGACCGTGTTGCAGCGGCTCAAGGCGCTGCCCGGTACCCGTCATATCCCGGTGCACATCATTTCGGTGGAAGACCGCGTCGAGGCGGCCATGCACATGGGCGCTGTGGGTTACGCCGTCAAGCCCACCAGCCGCGAAGAGCTCAAGGAGGTATTCGCGCGCCTGGAAGCCAAATTGACTCAGAAGCTCAAGCACATCCTGCTGGTGGAGGATGATGACCTGCAGCGCGAGAGCATCGCCCGGCTGATTGGCGACGATGACGTCGAGATCACCGCCGTGGCCATGGCCCAGGACGCCCTGGCACTGCTGCGCGAGAACATCTACGACTGCATGATCATCGACCTCAAGTTGCCCGACATGCTCGGCAACGAGCTGCTCAAACGCATGACTGCCGAGGATATCCGTTCATTCCCGCCGGTGATCGTCTACACCGGGCGCAACCTCACCCGCGAAGAAGAAACCGACCTGCTCAAGTACTCGCGCTCGATCATCATCAAGGGCGCCCGCTCACCGGAGCGCCTGCTCGACGAGGTGACGCTGTTCCTGCACAAGGTCGAATCGCAGCTGTCCAACGAGCGTCAGCGCATGCTCAAGACCGCGCGCAGCCGCGACAAAGTGTTCGAAGGCCGCAAGGTGTTGCTGGTGGACGACGATGTTCGCAACATCTTCGCCCTTACCAGCGCCCTGGAGCACAAGGGCGCGATTGTCGAGATTGGCCGCAACGGGCGCGAAGCCATCGAGCGTCTGGAGCAGCACGACGATATCGACCTGGTGCTGATGGACGTGATGATGCCGGAGATGGACGGTTTCGAGGCGACCCGTCTGATCCGCCAGCAAGCGCGCTGGCGCAAGCTGCCGATCATTGCCGTGACCGCCAAGGCGATGAAGGATGACCAGCAGCGATGCCTGCAGGCTGGCGCCAATGACTACCTGGCCAAACCGATCGACCTGGACCGGCTGTTTTCGCTGATCCGCGTCTGGCTGCCGCAACTGGAGCGAATTTGA
- a CDS encoding CheR family methyltransferase, whose translation MTSERNTDIEIRLLIEAIYLKYSYDFRNYSGASIKRRILHALRQFDCLTVSALQERVLHDPGMFMQLLQFLTIPVSEMFRDPSHFLALRNEVVPLLRTWPSIKIWIAGCSTGEEVYSMAILLREEGLLERTIIYATDINPHSLDRAKQGIYSMQSMREYADNYRKAGGRRDFSEYYTAAYGNAIMDSTLRDNVTFADHSLATDSVFSETQLVSCRNVLIYFNKDLQDRALGLFHESLCHRGFLVLGSKESVDFSAYCERFEPLVKPERIYRKS comes from the coding sequence TTGACTAGCGAACGTAATACCGACATCGAGATCCGGCTACTGATTGAGGCGATCTACCTCAAGTACAGCTACGATTTTCGCAATTACTCCGGCGCGTCGATCAAGCGCCGGATTCTTCATGCGCTGCGCCAGTTCGACTGCCTCACGGTATCGGCGCTGCAGGAGCGCGTGCTGCACGACCCGGGCATGTTCATGCAGTTGCTGCAGTTCCTGACGATCCCGGTCAGCGAGATGTTCCGCGACCCGAGCCACTTCCTTGCCCTGCGCAACGAGGTGGTGCCGCTGCTGCGGACCTGGCCGTCGATCAAGATCTGGATCGCCGGTTGCAGCACCGGTGAAGAGGTGTACTCCATGGCCATCCTGCTGCGTGAGGAAGGCCTGCTCGAACGCACCATCATCTACGCTACCGACATCAACCCGCATTCGCTGGACAGGGCCAAGCAGGGCATCTACTCGATGCAGAGCATGCGTGAGTACGCAGACAACTACCGCAAGGCCGGTGGCCGCCGCGACTTCTCCGAGTACTACACGGCCGCTTATGGCAACGCCATCATGGACAGTACCCTGAGGGATAACGTGACCTTCGCCGACCACAGCCTGGCCACCGACAGCGTGTTTTCCGAAACCCAACTGGTGTCATGCCGCAATGTCCTGATCTACTTCAACAAGGACCTGCAGGATCGAGCCCTGGGGCTGTTCCATGAGTCCCTCTGCCACCGGGGGTTCCTGGTGTTGGGCAGCAAGGAATCGGTAGATTTTTCGGCCTACTGCGAGCGCTTCGAGCCGCTGGTCAAGCCCGAACGGATCTACCGCAAATCATGA
- a CDS encoding chemotaxis protein CheB produces MNGVRAVVIGASAGGVAALFQVLGALPTAFTLPVLCVLHLPDSRHSQLAEVLQRRLHRPVHEACDKERISAGQIYVAGPGYHLSVEHDLTLSLSQEAPVHFSRPAIDFLFMSAADAYGSGLLGVLLTGANEDGAAGLAYINNNGGRTIVQDPRDAQVALMPEAALALHQPDHILTLSGIGQLLATLETSAC; encoded by the coding sequence ATGAACGGCGTCCGTGCGGTGGTGATTGGCGCCTCGGCTGGCGGGGTGGCGGCATTGTTCCAGGTGCTGGGTGCACTGCCGACGGCGTTCACCCTCCCGGTGCTATGTGTGCTGCACTTGCCGGACAGCCGTCACAGCCAGCTGGCTGAGGTGTTGCAGCGGCGCTTGCATCGACCCGTGCACGAGGCCTGTGACAAGGAACGGATCAGCGCCGGGCAGATCTATGTCGCGGGGCCGGGCTATCACCTCTCGGTGGAGCACGACCTGACGCTGTCGCTGAGCCAGGAAGCACCGGTGCATTTCTCGCGCCCGGCCATCGACTTTTTGTTCATGTCGGCGGCCGATGCCTACGGCAGCGGCCTGCTGGGCGTACTGCTTACCGGCGCCAACGAAGACGGCGCCGCGGGCTTGGCTTACATCAACAACAATGGGGGCCGCACGATTGTCCAGGACCCTCGCGACGCACAGGTCGCGCTGATGCCGGAAGCCGCTTTGGCCCTGCACCAGCCTGACCATATCCTTACTCTGAGTGGTATCGGGCAGTTGCTCGCGACCCTGGAAACCAGCGCATGCTAA
- a CDS encoding hybrid sensor histidine kinase/response regulator: MLSHTIAKLLIVDDLPENLLALDALIQGEDREVHQAQSAEAALSLLLEHEFALAILDVQMPGMNGFELAELMRGTDKTKNIPIVFVSAAGREMNYAFKGYESGAVDFLHKPLDTLAVKSKVSVFVDLFRQRKVLGRQLEALERSRQEQEVLLGQLQLARGELEHAVRMRDDFMSIVSHEVRTPLNGLILETQLRKMHLARGNLDAFSADKLQAMVERDERQINSLIRLIEDMLDVSRIRTGKLSLRPRVFDIGQLVRGLVENFTAQATALDTHIALQRCEALRGEWDEFRIEQVVANLLSNALRYGERKAVQVRVFAQDGMAWVQVQDHGIGISAANQQRIFQQFERVAAQQASGGLGLGLYISEQIVHAHGGRILVDSEEGEGATFTLQLPLATYEEQNDQVRATSA; encoded by the coding sequence ATGCTAAGCCACACCATCGCCAAACTGCTGATCGTCGACGACCTGCCGGAAAACCTGCTGGCGCTCGATGCCCTGATCCAGGGCGAAGACCGCGAGGTGCACCAGGCGCAGTCTGCCGAAGCCGCATTGTCGCTGCTGCTCGAGCACGAATTTGCGCTGGCCATCCTTGATGTGCAAATGCCCGGCATGAATGGCTTCGAGCTGGCCGAATTGATGCGTGGCACCGACAAGACCAAGAACATCCCCATCGTTTTCGTCAGTGCGGCGGGGCGCGAGATGAATTACGCCTTCAAAGGCTATGAGAGCGGGGCCGTGGACTTTTTGCACAAGCCGCTCGATACCCTGGCGGTGAAAAGCAAGGTCTCGGTATTCGTCGACCTGTTCCGCCAGCGCAAGGTCCTTGGCCGGCAATTGGAAGCCCTGGAGCGCAGTCGCCAGGAGCAGGAGGTATTGCTGGGCCAGCTGCAGCTGGCGCGGGGCGAGCTGGAGCATGCAGTGCGCATGCGTGACGATTTCATGTCGATCGTGTCCCACGAGGTGCGTACGCCACTCAACGGCCTGATCCTGGAAACCCAGCTGCGCAAGATGCACCTGGCACGGGGCAACCTGGACGCCTTCAGCGCGGACAAGCTGCAGGCCATGGTCGAGCGTGACGAGCGGCAGATCAACAGCCTGATACGCCTGATCGAGGACATGCTCGACGTCTCGCGCATTCGCACCGGCAAGTTGTCGCTGCGGCCCCGGGTGTTCGATATCGGCCAACTGGTGCGTGGCCTGGTGGAAAACTTCACGGCCCAGGCAACGGCGCTGGACACCCATATCGCGCTGCAGCGCTGCGAGGCGTTGCGCGGCGAGTGGGATGAATTTCGGATTGAACAAGTGGTAGCCAACCTGTTGTCCAATGCGTTGCGTTACGGCGAGCGCAAAGCGGTGCAGGTGCGTGTGTTCGCCCAGGACGGCATGGCCTGGGTGCAGGTGCAGGATCACGGTATCGGCATCAGCGCGGCCAACCAGCAGCGGATCTTCCAGCAGTTCGAGCGGGTCGCTGCCCAGCAGGCCAGTGGTGGGTTAGGGTTGGGGCTGTACATCTCCGAGCAGATCGTCCACGCCCACGGTGGGCGGATTCTGGTGGACAGCGAGGAAGGCGAGGGTGCCACATTCACCCTGCAATTGCCGCTTGCAACGTACGAAGAACAAAACGACCAGGTGCGGGCAACCTCCGCGTAA
- a CDS encoding response regulator, translating to MSEDAQDVVLVVEDEPVIRMILRDYLAGEGYHVLVAEDGEQAFKILASKPHLDLMVTDFRLPGGISGVEIAEPAVKLRPELKVIFISGYPAEILESGSPIARKAPILAKPFDLDTLHEQIQALLR from the coding sequence ATGAGTGAAGATGCACAAGATGTGGTGCTGGTGGTCGAGGATGAACCGGTTATTCGCATGATCCTGCGCGATTACCTGGCCGGTGAGGGCTATCACGTACTGGTGGCTGAAGACGGTGAGCAAGCGTTCAAGATCCTGGCAAGCAAGCCACATCTGGACTTGATGGTCACCGATTTTCGTTTGCCAGGGGGCATTTCCGGGGTAGAGATCGCTGAACCTGCGGTGAAGCTGCGACCGGAGCTGAAGGTGATCTTCATCAGTGGCTACCCGGCGGAGATTCTTGAATCGGGCAGCCCGATCGCGCGCAAGGCGCCGATCCTGGCCAAGCCGTTCGACCTGGATACCCTGCATGAGCAGATCCAGGCGCT